A window of the Parabacteroides merdae ATCC 43184 genome harbors these coding sequences:
- a CDS encoding response regulator transcription factor gives MSTNIKITIAESSSIIRCGLETLLKRLPGFRIQISEITAADCLTEGLRIYKPDILIVNPSIPGNFNLQHLKDECGCPDMKCFALQYNVSDPFLLRSYDDQISIYDNADELKNKLERLNTEEVPSEEGENEDQQTLSSREKEIVICVVKGMTNREIADRLYLSTHTVITHRRNIARKLQVHSASGLTVYAIVNKLIELKDLNG, from the coding sequence ATGTCCACTAACATTAAAATAACGATAGCCGAATCATCCTCCATCATCCGGTGCGGACTGGAAACACTACTGAAACGCTTACCTGGATTCCGTATCCAGATATCCGAAATAACAGCAGCAGACTGTCTGACAGAGGGCTTACGCATTTATAAACCGGACATCCTGATCGTAAATCCTTCCATTCCGGGAAACTTCAACCTACAACATCTGAAAGACGAATGCGGCTGCCCGGATATGAAATGTTTTGCCCTTCAATATAATGTAAGCGACCCGTTTCTGCTTCGCTCCTATGACGATCAGATATCAATATACGATAATGCCGATGAGTTGAAAAATAAATTGGAACGCCTCAACACCGAAGAAGTTCCGTCCGAAGAAGGGGAAAACGAGGACCAGCAGACACTGAGTAGCAGGGAAAAAGAGATTGTCATCTGTGTGGTAAAAGGCATGACAAACCGAGAGATTGCAGACAGGTTATACCTATCCACCCACACCGTTATTACCCACCGCCGGAACATCGCCCGAAAATTGCAAGTACACAGTGCCAGCGGCTTGACTGTCTATGCCATCGTAAACAAATTGATAGAGTTGAAAGACTTGAACGGCTAA
- a CDS encoding Rid family hydrolase, translated as MNLIRKTYDTTEVQITSFQSSKGITEYHIFFQQTNCLEDFHTQLQHIQDVYAHSVEELPGNPVAIFRRYFLSDVTNQTDELMERERLSPYCALSIVQQAPMNGTKIALWAWLQTGVQTQVLPNGLFEARHGAYGQLLGANQCNRAANSEYQTRLIFRDYILQLTEANCTLAANCLRTWIFVQNVDVNYPGVVKARKEVFATQNLTEETHFIASTGIEGRYFDPMVFVTMDTYAVSGICPGQIRYLYAPEHLNRTYEYGVTFERGTAVTYGDRRHVFISGTASIDRYGEIVHAGDVIKQTSRMIENIEALLKEADATLNDIMQAVIYIRDTADYARVKRYIDEHHPSLPYIIVRAPVCRTGWLVEMECTAVTAKGDERFAAL; from the coding sequence ATGAACCTGATAAGGAAAACATACGACACGACGGAAGTGCAAATCACCTCCTTTCAATCCTCCAAAGGCATAACGGAATACCATATTTTCTTCCAACAGACGAACTGCCTGGAGGACTTTCACACTCAGTTACAGCACATACAAGATGTTTACGCCCATTCAGTGGAAGAGTTGCCGGGTAATCCGGTCGCTATTTTCCGGCGTTATTTTCTGAGTGACGTAACCAACCAGACAGATGAACTGATGGAACGGGAACGGCTTTCCCCCTATTGCGCACTATCAATCGTACAGCAGGCTCCGATGAACGGCACGAAGATTGCATTGTGGGCTTGGCTGCAGACTGGCGTACAAACACAGGTGTTGCCAAATGGGTTGTTTGAGGCGCGTCACGGTGCATACGGCCAGCTTTTAGGTGCCAACCAGTGCAACAGGGCAGCCAATTCGGAATACCAGACCCGCCTGATCTTCCGCGATTATATCCTGCAACTGACGGAAGCCAATTGCACACTGGCGGCTAACTGCCTGCGCACGTGGATCTTCGTACAGAATGTAGACGTGAATTATCCGGGTGTGGTAAAAGCCCGCAAAGAAGTGTTCGCGACACAAAACCTGACAGAAGAAACTCATTTCATCGCCAGTACGGGAATCGAGGGACGCTATTTCGACCCGATGGTATTCGTGACAATGGACACATATGCTGTTTCCGGTATCTGCCCCGGACAAATCCGCTATCTATATGCACCAGAACACCTGAACCGCACATATGAATACGGCGTTACGTTTGAACGGGGCACAGCTGTCACATACGGCGACCGCCGCCATGTCTTTATCTCCGGCACGGCAAGCATCGACCGATACGGAGAAATCGTGCATGCTGGCGATGTCATAAAACAAACTTCCCGCATGATTGAGAATATCGAAGCCCTGCTGAAAGAAGCGGACGCCACTTTGAATGACATCATGCAAGCTGTAATCTATATCCGCGATACGGCGGATTATGCGCGGGTCAAACGTTATATAGACGAACATCATCCCAGCCTCCCTTATATCATCGTACGTGCTCCGGTTTGCCGAACCGGCTGGCTGGTCGAAATGGAATGTACAGCGGTGACAGCCAAAGGAGATGAACGGTTTGCGGCACTTTAG
- a CDS encoding DUF6383 domain-containing protein → MNKKFSTLLCASLLFSSAFSAVNAADLNNAAVGANATAVAKLDKAALSGVYQLRVGTQVLVIEDGKYVLKNVNDGFDLQASLWCVQVTEEGQGKEPIYDFVNKATGEFLAISEEDVVGLQVGEKTKSNLSVGETFGGWAFSPEYKENLKGNMPLFTYQEADNVLLLVKGDNGGLKAKKVKASVARSESERAQFTLYDAGTYVLSAAEINAYLKDNKNVLTFTPDANADVNPFSTTAFVAKGVAADTDHNFVYVTSKSDANAYLKVDTAANGVGIQFLKFGWTDMAKEKDFDNSLLVDQHKFLFTYRPSLDQLRIQVKQARYKSDKNAEKYWSEIDGTAKGKIYNYGDKFVDPFKTEGNVDAAKLHVKLQNFTVADRIATIGEQPINTKIGFGLKGCFVTSDKTSVDNGLYIIKNAKGQVLAAPIHKNAEGKNQYAIEWVTLDEQEPLHMPAYQWVITKTLNAEVSQPVSPVKIVNREFPNAKDWDNVQFRLNEDGEIYTLTTGADMLNNVTFVQIKDSAIIKDKKLGYKHIDSKDLLVNRYKFNYLNPFSMEYWIANGTGKDSLIYVKQDAGDYALVEGSTYEYGIDVDAALLKKIPGLAQLERTNYVIAKDEQDRLVEAYGSKYSMGVANYNTKMVVDTFFFKENNHYDGKDFYAIVESYYNRTAHATEIQNTADTKKVGIADDGMSAGLKVQLLNETRTSAFTVEPSTTPLYRRFNNVALSESATDGRDSLRFFETIRKEYLMDENNSNLTDANVDYLGMWTADKATGLSFQIDTAWVNRGAGYIKPQYLISVAHNDFAGTPGKPCTEDGPHVDKDGNITDAEHCVHATPAIPGFERAKYLVSFQDSVDVYGQDKPYADIKGGYTRVGFVEGIRVADTLWILPAEFVALANDKISFDALEAYNDSVNNLASKSYLIKNRLDGDDHKNYTWSFRYVHPENAGNVTEEGVENQFLFESNNYDNKIIAPENAAWLKIQNGCVVLTDKSSTFSHAATGGDGALIFNVENKVDDQLATDNEEIATSEVTVIALQGAVRVANAEGKKVVITNILGQTVANTVITSSDATIAAPQGVVVVAVEGEEAVKAIVK, encoded by the coding sequence ATGAACAAAAAGTTTTCTACTCTTTTGTGTGCTAGCTTACTGTTCTCTTCAGCTTTCTCAGCTGTAAATGCGGCTGACCTCAATAATGCAGCTGTGGGAGCTAATGCTACAGCTGTTGCTAAGTTGGATAAGGCGGCTTTGAGTGGAGTGTATCAGTTGAGAGTTGGTACTCAGGTGCTTGTTATAGAAGATGGCAAGTATGTATTAAAGAACGTAAATGATGGCTTTGATTTACAGGCTTCTCTGTGGTGTGTTCAAGTGACGGAAGAAGGTCAAGGCAAAGAACCGATCTATGACTTTGTAAATAAAGCAACTGGTGAATTTTTAGCTATTTCAGAAGAAGATGTTGTTGGTTTACAGGTAGGAGAAAAAACGAAGAGTAATTTGTCTGTTGGCGAAACTTTTGGCGGTTGGGCATTTTCTCCGGAATACAAGGAAAATTTGAAAGGTAATATGCCTTTATTTACTTATCAAGAAGCTGATAATGTTCTTTTATTGGTAAAAGGTGATAATGGAGGCCTTAAGGCAAAAAAAGTAAAAGCATCTGTTGCCCGATCAGAATCGGAGAGAGCTCAATTTACTCTTTATGATGCAGGTACTTACGTTTTGAGTGCGGCTGAAATTAATGCTTATTTGAAAGATAATAAGAATGTGCTTACATTTACTCCGGATGCAAATGCAGATGTCAATCCGTTCTCAACGACTGCTTTTGTTGCTAAAGGAGTTGCAGCAGATACTGATCATAACTTCGTATATGTGACTTCTAAATCCGATGCGAATGCTTATTTGAAAGTGGATACTGCTGCTAATGGTGTTGGTATTCAATTCTTGAAGTTTGGCTGGACTGATATGGCTAAAGAAAAAGATTTTGATAACTCATTGTTAGTAGATCAGCACAAGTTCTTATTTACTTATCGTCCTTCTTTGGATCAACTGCGTATCCAGGTTAAACAGGCTCGTTACAAATCAGATAAGAATGCTGAAAAGTATTGGAGCGAAATTGATGGTACAGCGAAAGGAAAAATTTATAATTATGGTGATAAGTTTGTAGATCCGTTTAAGACTGAAGGTAATGTTGATGCTGCTAAATTGCATGTTAAGTTGCAGAACTTTACTGTTGCGGATCGTATTGCTACAATTGGAGAACAACCTATTAATACAAAGATCGGTTTCGGTCTGAAAGGCTGTTTCGTAACTAGCGATAAGACTTCTGTTGACAACGGTTTGTATATCATCAAGAATGCAAAGGGTCAGGTATTGGCTGCTCCTATTCATAAAAATGCAGAAGGTAAAAATCAATATGCAATCGAATGGGTGACATTGGACGAACAGGAGCCGTTGCACATGCCTGCATACCAGTGGGTTATTACAAAAACATTGAACGCAGAGGTATCTCAACCGGTTTCTCCGGTTAAAATTGTAAACCGTGAATTCCCGAATGCGAAAGATTGGGATAACGTTCAGTTCCGTTTGAATGAAGATGGTGAAATCTATACACTTACAACGGGTGCTGATATGTTGAACAACGTAACGTTTGTTCAGATCAAAGACTCTGCAATCATCAAAGATAAGAAGTTAGGTTACAAACATATCGACTCAAAAGATTTGTTGGTCAACAGATATAAATTCAATTATCTGAACCCGTTCTCAATGGAATATTGGATTGCTAACGGTACAGGTAAAGATTCTTTGATCTATGTTAAGCAGGATGCCGGCGATTATGCTTTGGTTGAAGGTTCTACATACGAATATGGTATCGATGTTGATGCCGCTCTTTTGAAAAAGATTCCGGGACTGGCTCAGTTGGAAAGAACGAATTATGTCATTGCTAAAGACGAACAGGATCGTTTGGTTGAAGCTTATGGAAGCAAGTATTCAATGGGTGTAGCAAACTATAATACTAAGATGGTTGTTGATACATTCTTCTTTAAAGAAAACAACCACTATGATGGTAAAGACTTCTATGCTATCGTCGAATCTTATTATAATAGAACTGCTCATGCTACTGAAATTCAAAATACAGCTGATACGAAGAAAGTCGGTATCGCTGATGACGGTATGAGTGCTGGTCTGAAAGTTCAGTTGCTGAATGAAACAAGAACTTCTGCTTTCACTGTTGAACCTTCTACAACTCCGTTGTATCGTCGTTTCAACAACGTTGCACTGAGTGAAAGCGCAACGGACGGCCGTGACAGCTTGAGATTCTTCGAAACGATCCGTAAGGAATACTTGATGGATGAAAACAATAGCAACTTGACTGATGCTAATGTTGACTATCTGGGTATGTGGACAGCTGACAAAGCAACAGGTTTGTCATTCCAGATCGATACTGCTTGGGTTAATCGTGGTGCTGGTTATATCAAACCGCAATACTTGATTTCGGTTGCACATAACGACTTTGCTGGAACTCCGGGTAAACCTTGTACGGAAGATGGTCCTCACGTAGACAAAGACGGTAATATTACAGACGCAGAACATTGTGTTCACGCTACTCCGGCTATCCCTGGCTTCGAAAGAGCTAAATATTTGGTAAGTTTCCAGGATTCTGTAGATGTTTACGGTCAGGACAAACCTTATGCAGATATCAAGGGTGGTTATACTCGCGTAGGTTTCGTTGAAGGTATCCGTGTTGCCGATACGTTGTGGATCCTGCCGGCAGAATTCGTAGCTTTGGCTAACGATAAGATTAGCTTCGATGCTTTGGAAGCTTATAATGATTCTGTGAATAATCTTGCTTCTAAATCATATTTGATCAAGAATAGACTTGACGGTGACGACCATAAGAATTACACTTGGTCATTCCGTTATGTACATCCGGAAAATGCAGGTAATGTAACGGAAGAAGGCGTAGAAAATCAGTTCTTGTTCGAATCGAACAACTATGACAATAAGATTATTGCACCTGAAAATGCTGCATGGTTGAAGATTCAGAATGGTTGTGTGGTTTTGACAGACAAATCATCTACATTCTCACATGCTGCAACAGGTGGCGACGGAGCTTTGATCTTCAATGTTGAAAATAAGGTTGACGATCAGCTGGCAACAGACAACGAAGAAATTGCAACATCTGAAGTTACAGTAATCGCTTTGCAGGGTGCTGTACGTGTAGCTAACGCTGAAGGTAAGAAAGTTGTTATCACTAACATCTTGGGCCAGACAGTTGCTAACACAGTTATCACTTCAAGCGATGCAACAATTGCTGCTCCTCAGGGCGTAGTTGTAGTAGCTGTTGAAGGTGAAGAAGCTGTTAAAGCGATCGTTAAGTAA
- a CDS encoding hemerythrin domain-containing protein — protein MYKNGKYRETDKMSDLICENYPMVLVMSRFGIALGFGEKNIGEVCRQNGVDPCTFLTVVNFLTEEISAPMTNIDKCLSIEALITYLHNAHAYFLDFRLPHIRRKLTDAIADCPKDVAFVITKFFDEYAAEVHKHMSYEEKTVFPYVRGLLKGIKDPKYNITIFRKHHDQIEMKIIELKNILIKYYPGPGSNLLNSVLFDIFATEQDLASHNHVEDYLFVPAILTLEKTIQ, from the coding sequence ATGTATAAGAATGGTAAATATCGGGAAACCGATAAAATGAGTGATCTGATCTGTGAGAATTATCCGATGGTGCTCGTCATGAGCCGCTTCGGTATTGCACTCGGATTCGGAGAAAAGAATATCGGAGAGGTATGCCGCCAAAACGGTGTCGATCCCTGCACGTTCCTGACCGTCGTAAACTTTCTGACGGAAGAGATATCCGCGCCGATGACAAACATTGACAAATGTCTGTCGATCGAGGCTTTGATCACTTATCTGCATAATGCACACGCCTATTTCCTGGACTTCCGGCTGCCCCATATCCGCCGTAAACTGACCGATGCTATTGCAGACTGCCCGAAAGATGTGGCGTTCGTTATCACTAAATTTTTCGACGAATATGCAGCAGAAGTCCACAAACACATGTCGTATGAAGAAAAGACAGTATTTCCATACGTCCGGGGATTATTAAAAGGGATAAAAGACCCGAAATACAACATAACGATCTTCCGAAAACATCATGATCAGATCGAAATGAAGATTATCGAACTGAAAAATATCTTGATCAAGTATTATCCAGGACCCGGAAGCAACCTGCTGAACAGCGTCTTGTTTGACATCTTCGCGACCGAACAAGATCTGGCCTCCCATAACCACGTAGAAGACTATCTTTTCGTCCCGGCGATCCTGACTCTTGAAAAAACAATACAGTGA
- a CDS encoding response regulator transcription factor, with the protein MSALLNIAVAEPSAIIRSGLEAVLKRIPGFRIQIIEIATAELLQETLRSHKPDILIINPSLPGYYTIQLLKEETGCTEMKCIALLYAVADHALLRPYDDQINIYDSPDEIRHKLERLHTSPEEETENEEQQTLSAREKEIVVCVVKGMTNREIADRLFLSTHTVVTHRRNIARKLQVHSASGLTVYAIVNKLVELNDIKL; encoded by the coding sequence ATGAGCGCCTTATTAAACATAGCGGTTGCCGAACCGTCTGCCATCATCCGCAGTGGGCTAGAAGCGGTATTAAAGCGAATTCCCGGATTCCGCATCCAGATCATCGAAATTGCCACTGCGGAGCTTTTGCAAGAGACACTTCGCTCACACAAACCAGACATACTGATTATTAACCCGTCACTTCCCGGTTACTACACCATTCAGCTTCTCAAGGAAGAAACCGGCTGTACGGAAATGAAATGCATAGCCCTGCTGTATGCCGTCGCTGATCATGCCCTGCTGCGACCTTACGACGACCAGATCAACATCTATGACAGCCCGGACGAGATCCGCCACAAGCTGGAACGCCTCCATACGTCACCGGAAGAGGAAACCGAAAACGAAGAACAGCAGACGCTCAGCGCACGCGAAAAAGAAATCGTGGTCTGTGTCGTCAAAGGGATGACAAACCGCGAAATAGCCGACCGCCTGTTCCTTTCCACACACACCGTTGTTACACACCGACGCAACATCGCCCGGAAATTGCAGGTACACAGTGCCAGTGGTCTGACCGTATACGCCATTGTTAACAAATTAGTTGAACTAAACGATATCAAATTATAA
- a CDS encoding beta-glucosidase: MKKNKLAVLTSCLVLSGTFCTQAQNKTPQEIRIPDTYKLTNKSIYRNGWIDFNKNGKKDVYEDPTVPIDARVEDLLSQMNVEEKTCQMVTLYGYKRVLKDDLPTSDWKKQLWKDGIGAIDEHLNGFQQWGLPPSDNPYVWPASRHAWALNEVQRFFIEETRLGIPTDFTNEGIRGVESYIATNFPTQLGLGHTWNRNLVHKVGYITGREGRLLGYTNVYAPILDVGRDQRWGRYEEVYGESPYLVAELGIEMAKGMQTDHQVAATSKHYIAYSNNKGGREGMARVDPQMSPREVEMIHVYPWKRVIKEAGILGVMSSYNDYDGFPIQSSYYWLTTRLRGEFGFRGYVVSDSDAVEYLFSKHGTAADMKESVLQSVLAGLNIRCTFRSPDSYVLPLRELIAEGAIPMSTIDDRVRDILRVKFLVGLFDHPYQIDLKETDKEVNCAENQLVALQASKESLVLLKNQDAVLPLDVNKISKIAVCGPNADEEAYALTHYGPLAVEVTTVLEGIRNKVKPGTDVLFTKGCDLVDANWPESELIRYPLTAEEQSEIDKAVENAKKSDVTVVVLGGSNRTCGENKSRSSLDLPGRQLDLLQAVVATGKPVVLVLINGRPLSINWADKYVPAILEAWYPGSQGGTAIADALFGDYNPGGKLTVTFPKTVGQIPFNFPTKPNAQVDGGRNKGLDGNMSRVNGPLYPFGYGLSYTTFEYSDISIQPAIVTQVQPVTVRCKVTNTGKRAGDEVVQLYVRDILSSVTTYEKNLVGFDRIHLNPGETKELTFTIEPRDLQLLNSDNHWVVEPGDFKVMVGASSEDIRLNDRFTVVEYGKEQANISAASRQQKSVIASSTQESAPSVLDGNPSTAWKANKGEYITFALENNASPNNIAIAWKEKSKDAKFEIQLSGGGGQFLTVYEGTVEATNELTNYRFKGTTASDIRIVITSGNASISEVKIKELKN; encoded by the coding sequence ATGAAGAAAAACAAACTCGCCGTCCTTACGTCATGCCTTGTCCTGTCAGGGACATTCTGTACGCAGGCACAAAACAAAACGCCACAGGAAATCCGGATACCGGATACTTACAAATTAACGAACAAGTCTATCTACCGGAATGGCTGGATAGATTTCAACAAGAATGGGAAAAAGGATGTATATGAAGATCCTACGGTCCCGATCGATGCACGTGTCGAAGACCTCCTTTCGCAGATGAATGTTGAAGAAAAAACCTGCCAGATGGTTACGCTCTACGGTTACAAGCGGGTGCTGAAAGACGACCTGCCGACATCGGACTGGAAAAAACAACTCTGGAAAGACGGCATAGGAGCCATCGATGAACATCTGAACGGTTTCCAACAATGGGGACTTCCTCCTTCCGACAACCCGTATGTCTGGCCGGCTTCCCGTCATGCCTGGGCTTTGAATGAAGTACAACGGTTCTTTATCGAAGAGACACGCCTCGGCATCCCGACCGACTTCACGAACGAAGGCATACGTGGGGTAGAAAGCTATATCGCCACCAACTTCCCGACACAGTTGGGATTGGGACACACCTGGAACCGGAACCTGGTTCATAAGGTCGGCTATATCACCGGGCGCGAAGGACGGTTGTTGGGATATACCAATGTCTATGCTCCGATCCTCGATGTCGGGCGCGATCAACGTTGGGGACGCTATGAAGAGGTATATGGCGAAAGCCCGTATCTGGTAGCCGAGTTAGGTATCGAAATGGCAAAAGGAATGCAGACTGACCATCAGGTTGCCGCCACTTCCAAACACTATATCGCTTACAGTAACAACAAAGGCGGACGCGAAGGGATGGCACGCGTAGATCCGCAAATGTCACCACGCGAGGTCGAGATGATCCATGTCTATCCCTGGAAACGGGTGATCAAGGAAGCCGGGATCCTCGGAGTCATGAGTTCATACAACGATTACGACGGATTCCCCATTCAGAGCAGCTATTATTGGCTGACGACACGTCTGCGTGGCGAATTCGGTTTCCGCGGATATGTGGTATCGGACAGCGACGCCGTCGAATATCTTTTCTCTAAACACGGAACTGCCGCCGATATGAAAGAATCCGTGCTACAAAGCGTATTGGCGGGATTGAACATACGTTGTACATTCCGCTCACCGGATTCATACGTCCTGCCACTTCGCGAACTGATCGCGGAAGGAGCTATTCCAATGTCCACCATTGATGACCGAGTGCGTGACATCTTGCGCGTCAAATTCCTCGTTGGATTGTTCGACCATCCGTATCAGATCGATTTGAAAGAGACCGACAAAGAGGTAAACTGCGCCGAAAACCAACTGGTAGCCTTGCAGGCTTCAAAAGAATCGCTCGTTCTGTTGAAGAACCAGGATGCCGTCCTTCCTTTAGATGTAAACAAAATTTCCAAAATCGCCGTATGCGGTCCGAATGCAGATGAAGAGGCATACGCTTTGACACACTACGGCCCGCTTGCCGTAGAAGTGACAACCGTGTTGGAAGGCATTCGGAATAAGGTAAAACCAGGAACGGACGTGCTCTTTACGAAAGGTTGTGATCTGGTAGATGCCAATTGGCCGGAATCGGAACTGATCCGTTATCCGTTGACAGCCGAAGAACAGAGCGAGATCGACAAAGCAGTGGAAAACGCGAAGAAGAGCGATGTGACTGTAGTCGTGCTGGGCGGAAGTAACCGCACCTGCGGAGAAAACAAATCGCGCTCCAGCCTCGATTTGCCAGGCCGCCAACTCGATTTGCTGCAAGCCGTCGTAGCCACTGGAAAACCGGTCGTATTGGTGCTGATCAACGGACGTCCGTTGTCTATTAACTGGGCGGACAAATATGTTCCGGCTATCCTCGAAGCCTGGTATCCGGGTTCGCAAGGCGGTACGGCCATTGCAGACGCTCTGTTCGGCGACTATAACCCAGGTGGAAAGCTGACCGTCACCTTCCCGAAGACAGTCGGACAGATTCCGTTCAACTTCCCGACCAAACCGAATGCACAGGTCGACGGCGGACGCAACAAAGGGTTGGACGGCAACATGTCCCGCGTGAACGGTCCGTTGTACCCGTTCGGCTACGGATTGAGTTATACGACTTTCGAATACTCAGACATTTCGATCCAGCCAGCTATCGTGACACAGGTTCAACCGGTCACCGTCCGTTGCAAGGTGACGAATACAGGTAAACGTGCCGGAGATGAGGTAGTACAGTTATATGTACGCGATATCCTCAGCAGTGTTACGACCTACGAGAAGAACCTCGTCGGCTTCGACCGTATCCATCTGAATCCGGGAGAAACGAAAGAGCTTACCTTCACTATCGAACCGCGCGACTTGCAGCTGCTGAATAGCGATAACCATTGGGTGGTAGAACCGGGAGACTTCAAGGTTATGGTCGGAGCCTCATCCGAAGACATCCGCCTGAACGACCGTTTTACGGTAGTGGAATATGGTAAAGAGCAGGCAAACATATCGGCAGCTTCCCGACAGCAGAAATCAGTTATTGCCAGCTCTACTCAGGAGTCTGCTCCGTCAGTATTAGACGGCAACCCATCTACGGCTTGGAAAGCCAACAAGGGTGAATACATAACTTTTGCACTCGAAAACAACGCCTCTCCTAACAACATCGCGATTGCCTGGAAAGAAAAAAGCAAAGATGCCAAATTTGAAATCCAACTCTCCGGTGGCGGAGGCCAGTTCCTGACCGTATATGAAGGGACGGTAGAAGCTACGAACGAGCTGACGAATTACCGGTTCAAAGGCACGACCGCCAGTGATATCCGTATCGTAATAACCTCCGGCAATGCAAGTATCTCGGAAGTAAAAATCAAGGAGTTGAAAAATTAA
- a CDS encoding carbohydrate-binding family 9-like protein, which produces MKKLKVPYLETLDVLDLSSVGFLMEKAQRESIDVINWEEYSYKPIVAFDIARSKVNLYIRYFVKGNSLKALYETDGSPVYQDSCVEFFMKRVNDPNYYNFEFNCIGTCDASYRESRDSKKSLTPEEYASIRRFSSLPHVAFTEKLGVYSWELVVAIPFRLMGLDPDNLPEKIMGNFYKCADDTEFPHFVSWSPIDLPSPNFHCPEFFGEIYL; this is translated from the coding sequence ATGAAGAAACTGAAAGTCCCTTATTTGGAAACGCTGGACGTACTGGATCTGTCGTCCGTAGGCTTTTTGATGGAAAAGGCCCAGCGAGAGTCGATCGATGTGATTAACTGGGAGGAATATTCCTATAAGCCTATCGTGGCTTTCGATATCGCAAGATCGAAAGTGAATCTGTATATTCGTTACTTTGTAAAAGGCAATTCATTGAAAGCTCTTTATGAAACGGATGGTTCACCTGTCTATCAAGATAGTTGCGTGGAGTTTTTTATGAAGCGGGTGAATGATCCCAATTACTACAATTTCGAGTTTAATTGTATCGGAACATGTGATGCTTCCTATCGGGAATCGCGTGATTCGAAGAAATCTCTGACCCCCGAAGAGTATGCTTCGATACGTCGTTTTTCAAGTCTTCCTCATGTCGCTTTTACAGAGAAACTGGGGGTTTATAGCTGGGAGTTGGTGGTTGCCATTCCTTTCCGGTTGATGGGCCTCGATCCTGACAACCTACCGGAAAAGATAATGGGCAACTTTTATAAATGTGCGGACGATACGGAATTTCCGCATTTCGTAAGTTGGAGTCCGATTGATCTTCCTTCTCCGAACTTCCATTGTCCGGAGTTCTTTGGGGAAATCTATTTATAA
- a CDS encoding LysE family translocator codes for MLGLISKGIVIGVLVSAPMGPIGMLCIQRTLNKGRWHGFVTGLGAALSDVIYAALTCLGMGVVVNFVEANQAPLQLIGSIVLGIFGYYIFQSNPVRNLRKQREKKLSFTQDFITAFLLTFSNVLIVLLYIGLFARFGFVLPEHSVWMLSGGIAFIGVGAVLWWFGITYIVAKLKKWFNVRGIWLLNRIVGSVIIVLAIIGVLSVLLTSYLHLPLLQIYN; via the coding sequence ATGCTGGGATTGATAAGTAAAGGAATTGTTATTGGCGTACTGGTTTCCGCCCCGATGGGTCCGATCGGTATGCTATGTATACAACGAACGCTGAACAAAGGACGTTGGCATGGGTTTGTTACCGGATTAGGGGCTGCTCTGTCAGACGTGATCTACGCTGCACTGACTTGCTTGGGGATGGGAGTTGTGGTGAACTTTGTGGAGGCGAATCAGGCTCCTTTGCAATTGATCGGCAGTATCGTATTGGGTATTTTCGGCTATTATATTTTCCAATCCAATCCTGTCCGGAATCTTAGAAAACAACGGGAGAAAAAGTTATCTTTCACTCAGGATTTTATTACAGCTTTTCTTCTTACCTTTAGCAACGTATTAATCGTATTGCTATATATTGGTTTGTTTGCCCGCTTTGGTTTTGTCTTGCCGGAACATTCTGTTTGGATGCTGTCGGGTGGCATTGCTTTTATTGGGGTGGGGGCTGTTCTCTGGTGGTTCGGAATCACTTATATAGTTGCTAAATTGAAAAAATGGTTTAACGTGCGAGGTATATGGTTATTGAATAGGATTGTAGGATCGGTCATTATTGTTTTGGCTATAATCGGAGTCTTATCCGTATTGCTGACTTCTTATTTACATTTACCATTACTCCAAATCTATAATTGA